From a single Maylandia zebra isolate NMK-2024a linkage group LG3, Mzebra_GT3a, whole genome shotgun sequence genomic region:
- the LOC143414026 gene encoding uncharacterized protein LOC143414026 has product MFAAWLSCRYKTLKNKEVREVEVGSGVTSAKLPCKATVHLSQVNKVVWKDRDGRIVHVYQEDSEKQHRRYRSRTEMIEDPLKTGDLNLTLTYPTHTDRDTYTCTAYSREGKVLMEKKVELKVEECQVEEEEGAESICLPFQTTENLPDDSEVVWKCYEPEYMKVHVSH; this is encoded by the exons ATGTTTGCTGCATGGCTGTCTTGTAGATACAAAACGTTAAAGAACAAAGAAG TTCGTGAGGTGGAGGTGGGTTCAGGTGTGACGTCTGCCAAGCTGCCCTGCAAAGCCACAGTTCACCTGTCTCAGGTAAATAAAGTCGTGTGGAAGGACAGAGATGGCAGGATAGTCCACGTGTATCAGGAAGACTCTGAAAAACAGCACAGACGTTACAGGAGCCGAACAGAAATGATTGAAGACCCGCTGAAGACTGGAGACCTCAATCTGACCCTGACataccccacacacacagacagggaCACCTACACCTGCACCGCCTACAGCAGGGAGGGAAAAGTCCTGATGGAGAAAAAAGTGGAGCTGAAAGTCGAAG agtgtcaggtggaggaggaggagggggcggAGTCCATCTGTCTTCCCTTTCAAACCACAGAAAACCTGCCTGACGACAGTGAAGTGGTGTGGAAATGTTATGAACCAGAATACATGAAGGTCCACGT GTCGCACTGA